TGCTGTGCAAGACAAGCATTCACTGCTGCTCACAAAAAGGGAGAGACCACTGATCTTGGTCTAGGAACTTCACCTTAAAATTATCGCTGGGAAGTGAGCTCCGCCTTAACGAGACTTCCATGTGCTCAGGGGCGAGAAGGACTGAACCCAGCTCAGGACTCACGCGTCAGAGCACAGACCTGTCAGCAGCTGTCCCCCGCAACCTGTGTCCCCCCCAACCTGGGCACAGTCCGGCCAACACCCCAGCAGCCACGAGAAGACCAAGTCTGGTTACCAGGCGAAGGAGGTGTGCAGGCACGCCCACAAGCTGTCATCGTTTGTCAAGGACGTCAGCGAGCGGGCAGCGTTGCCGTTCCTTTGGTGCAGGAACGGTGTGAAAGCAGTGTTCATCCTCTGGGCACGCTGTGGGCACCCAAACTGCTCCGCCTCGAACACCTGATGCACAGGGGAAGGGGAAAGACCCTTAGTGACAAAACCAGCCAGCAGCCCAGGCCCCAGTCTGCTCTCTGGGCCAAGAGCAAAGGAGGGCCCCAGGTCTCATCCGAAAGAGAACAGCTTTGTCCCCCAGCTGGATCAGAAGCCACCTGAGAAGAGGCTCAGTTAGGAGTCTCTCCTGCAGCCTCCCCGACACCGACTCATCGGCACGTGACAGGGCTCAGGGGGCATCTGCGCTTTCCAGGCACCCCCGTTTCCAGGCACGGGGGGTTTCCGCTGCTCAGACCCCGGTGTGGGTGGGACATGTGACCACTTCCTgcgaggaggggagaggagccagGCCTCCAGCCCCACCTATGCACCCCAGCAGGCAACTGAGCAGCAATGCCACTCCAGCCTGACCACAGCAAGCAGACCTCTGCTTGCCTGTGATAGACGCAGAACATAAACAAGCTGCTGGGGTTTAAGCACTGTTTGCTACCAGCGCACCACTGGCCTATCCTGGGCCGCCCCGGAGATGCAGGGCCGTCGCTGGAGATGCATGGTAGGTGCGGGTCTGTCACACCATTAGTGGACAGGCTGCTGAAATGATGGTCAGAGGAAGCAGAGAcagcagggatcaaaccaggcATCTGACTGCAGTAGAGCCAGAGCCAAAAGAGAAGCAGGACAGTGACAGACTTCAGAGAGACACTGAAGCCAGCAGGACCGGCTGACCCCGGGCTGATCGCCGCAACTCCAACTCCACGGCGGCCAGGGGACCCCCAGTCAGGAACGCTGCCCTGCTCCTGGCCCCTCGCACAGAgccctccctccccgccacccACTGCCCTGCCTCGGGGCCACCTTGAGCGCCTTGCCCTGGAGCTCGTCGATGATCCCACGGATCTTGCCCAGCAGGAAGGGCCAGGAGTTGATGAGGTAGATGCGGTCCATCATGATGGCGATGATGCTGTACCAGCGCTGGAAGCCCCGGGCCAGGCTGTCCTTGATGAAGAACGTGTGGCTGAACACAAAGCCGTGCTGCTCGTCCCCAAAAAAGATGGGGCCCTCGCGGCCGGGGCACACCTGGGACACAAGGACAGCTGCTCCAGGACACCGCCCTCTGCACGCTGCAGCAGTCAAACCCTCCTGCTCACTTTTCTTTCTGTGCTAATTAATCAGCATCAATTACAGGGAGAGCGGAAAGGGCACGGATGAGAAAGGAAAACTCTGCTTTCATCTCTCCTGTGACCAAACTTCCTAAAGAGAACGTTCGTTACCATGAAACCCAAGGACCAGTAGAGTAggttcattaatttttcttaccTTGAGTCATAAATGACTCGTATACAAGTATTACACCTACCCCAGGCTCAGCTTTGCCAACATCACCCACCTGGAATATACCAGAGAACTGGCAAGTCAAAACAGCCACTGCAGAGTCCATGTAATAAAAAATCTGCATCTGTTACGTGTAGGAGAGAACCTGGGTCTCCCTCACACACAACCCCACCAGACACGATCAGCTGCCCACCAGCAGGGACACAGCCAGGCGGGCACATGGCAGCAATGAGTGAGGACCATCAAGTGGGGCAGTGACAGGAAGCGTGAGCGACTAGACTGTGGACTCTCTGTGACAAAGACACAGAAGCTAAGACACCTCGACAACGGCAACCACTTGTCTTAGAAACACAGACTCAGGCGTCGGTGGGCTCAGAGAGCACGTGATGAGCACTGAGGCTCTGACGTGACAGAGACGACAAGAAGGTGACATCTGACGGGAGCCACACACCTGCAAACACTTCACACCTTAGCAACACGTCCACGAAGAACGAATAATGAAAGCCTGGTGCTTAAAATGGTAAGTTAGCAACGAACCAGGGTGCAACGTGACTCACTCCGGGACCTGCCCAGCCGTCTCCGGGCTGCCGTCTGCCCTCCTTCCCATAACCGACACGGAGCTTGCTCAGGGCGTGCTGGCGTGCACGTGAGCAACTCTCGCAGAGGTCCCAGGTCACGGGTGCTCACCTCACAGCTCAGGCTCCGCACACAGGCCTGGCGGACGATGCTGAAGAGCTGGGGGTGGTTGGGGTGCTGGTGACTGACGTACTTGATCGAGGTCTCCTTGTCATGGCTGATGTACCCGGGATGCCCTGCAGCAAGTGACCGGCAGCCCTGCCCacgagaaagaaaagaaaaccagttaGCCAGCAACATGCTTGCTGACTCTTATGCAAATCTCAAGCAGAAAATTCAATCTGTTTCGCATAAAAACAACCggctccggggcttccctggtggcgcagtggttgagagtccgcctgccgatgcaagggacacgggttcgtgcctcggtccaggaggatcccacatactacggagcggctgggcccgtgagccatggccgctgagcctgcgcgtccggagcctgtgctccacaacgggagaggccacaacagtgagagacccgcgtactgcacacacacacacacacacacacacacacacacacacacacaaaatggctCCTAGAGTTATACTTGACTGAGGATTTCTGTGTTTCCCGAGTAGGAAAGTCAGGATGCACACATCACAAAGGTCGTCAGAGGGCATCGAATCTACTGAGCACGGAGATCACTGGACCTCCTCTACTGGCACTTACGCAGCAGGGACCCCAAAGAGCTCTGTACCCATCACCTCACCTAATCCAAGGAGCAAACCTGTGAGACAGTTACCGGGAGAATCCCCACCTCACAGGCAGCAAAACTAAGGCCCGGAGCCTCCGTCCTCGATCCGGGCACAACCACTTGGCAGGGACCTCGTGCCAAGGGAGGCTGCCACACTCTGGCACTGGCGTGGCTGCCTGAGAACACATGCTCAGACCCCCTGCCATGGGGAAGGGACTGGACCGGCGGCACTGGCTGCTGCACCCTGAAGCCACTGTCATGTTGGCGCCAAGGCTGTGCGCCCCGGCGGCAGCCCCCAACCTGGGACTGCGCACAGAGGCCCCGGAGCCAGCCCCTCCCTGGGCGATGCAGGACACCTCCCAAGGCCGTTCCAGCTCAAGGACCCGCCCCCAAGGCCCCCACCGCCCAGGCCTCCTTCCTGCCGGCCTCTCCATCACAGGCAGCAGCCGTTCACAGCGGAGGGCCCTCCCCACCTCTGCTCCCGGCCCTCGAACCCTCACAATCAATCAGTCAAGCTCGAGCTCACCGACTGCTTCTCAGTGGAACCAAGCTAACACAGCTGCATTTCTGTCCACCCTGTAGTGACAGGTCCAACGCCACCCTGATTTCCAGTCCCGACCCAGGGCTCCACGTGAAGAAGCGGCCTGGTGCGGGGACCTAACCTCCATCCCCCAGAGCTCACGAAGCGGGCAGGGTGCCCGCGAGGAGGACGCCAGACTGAGGGGACGGGAGCCGAGAAGGCAGTGCATGGACACGAGTGAGCGAGGCGAGGTTGGAAGGGCAGGCCCCATGGTGGTGGCCAGCGTTGGCTGGCCCAGAGTGGTTTGAAAAAGCTAAAGCTGGGACAAAGGGAAAGGACCAGAGGGAAGGAAAGCAGCAAGCGCACACCACATGGCCCACGCCCGTGAGGCCACGTCCACGGCATGCGGCCTCCTGTCCACCCCCAGGAGGTCAAGCCCGAGCCCCGGCGGAGAAGAAATGCCCCCAACGCCCCAGGAGACACTGGCCTCGCACATGTCCGACTTCTTGGGTCCCGGGCTGCTGGACTCCGCGCTGGCCCCTTCCGCCGGGCTGTGGGCACGGATGCGGCTGCTCATCTGGATgccgccctcctcctcctcagcgtGCTCGCCCCGGCCGGGGCCGTCCCCACTCCCCGCCCCTTGTGGAAGCGGGGCGTGCAGGACCTCCGTGCAGAAGAGCGTGCGGGGACCGTGGAGCTCGCAGAAGTGACAGAGCGCGACAATGGCATTCATGGTGCCCTGGAGACTGTGCCAGGCctgctggggagaggagggaaatgCCATGAGCTGGCCCCAGAACCTGCCGGCTCCGGAGCCCAGCAACCTCTGCTGTCCTCAACGGGCTTCTGTCCAGCAGAGGCAGGTCACCCAGCCAGGCAGCACTGCCCAGCACCCACTCTGGGCCAGCACTGCATCGGCTGCAGGGGACACAAAGCAGACACCGTCCCTGCCCACAAGGAGTTAGGACAAAGAGGAGGGGAAACATGACACGGGATCACACAGAAACCCTTCAGTCAGGACCGTGCGGCGGGGCCACGAGGTGGGCGGATGGGGACACAtggggacacacacagacacacacagacacagagacacacacacagacacacacacagagacacacatacacacacacacagatacagacacacaaagacaaagacacacacacacacacacacacgccgcTGCCCTGGGGGCATCTGTTCCACGGACAGCAGTGGGGCGGCTCCCGTGTGCCGGGCGACGTTTCAGgtgatgacacacacacacacagacacacagacacacacacacagacacacacacacacacgccgcTGCCCTGGGGGCATCTGTTCCACGGACAGCAGTGGGGCGGCTCCCGTGTGCTGGGCGACGTTTCAGgtgatgacacacacacacacagacacacacacacacacacacgccgcTGCCCTGGGGGCATCTGTTCCACGGACAGCAGTGGGGCAGCTCCCGTGTGCCGGGAGACATTTCAGgtgatgacacacacacacacacacacacgccgcTGCCCGGGGGCATCCGTTCCACGGACAGCAGTGGGGCGGCTCCCGTGTGCCGGGCGACGTTTCAggtgatcacacacacacacacacacacacacgccgcTGCCCGGGGCGGCTCCCGTGTGCCGGGCGACGTTTCAggtgatcacacacacacacacacacacacacacacacacacacacgccgcTGCCCCGGGGGCATCCGTTCCGCGGACAGCAGTGGGGCGGCTCCCGTGTGCCGGGCGACGTTTCAGgtgatctcacacacacacacacacacacacacacacacacacacacacacgccgcTGCCCGGGGCGGCTCCCGTGTGCCGGGCGACGTTTCAggtgatcacacacacacacacacacacgccgcTGCCCCGGGGGCATCCGTTCCACGGACAGCAGTGGGGCGGCTCCCGTGTGCCGGGCGACGTTTCAGgtgatctcacacacacacacacacacacacgccgcTGCCCCGGGGGCATCCGTTCCGCGGACAGCAGTGGGGCGGCTCCCGTGTGCCGGGCGACGTTTCAGGTGACGTGATGCTGCGTCACGGAGCTCaccctccaggagggcagggacacGCGGCACACCGCTTCCTCTCGTGCGGTGACCGTATTAGGGACCCAAGGACAGGGGTCCAGGGCAGAGAAACACTGGAGGAGGTGGGATGTAGTTTCGGACAAAAGGGCTCCCAAGTGACAACTGAAGGAACAGAGGGCGCCACGGGGGCTGAGGAGGGGCCGTGACGGGGTCTGAATGTCTGCAGAGCTGGGGGGTGAGGGCAGAAGACAAGCAGGAGCTGGATTTTAGGGGCCCTTCTAGGCCATGGTAAGACCTAGAACTTTTCTTCAAAGATTAGAGAACCTCTGGTGGGTTCCGATAAGAAACACAATGAAttagaatgttattttaaaagatcGTTCCGGCCACTGTGCAGGAGCCAGGGTGGACGCAGGGAAGCCAGCTGGCCTGGGCCAGGGAGGGCGGGGGAAGGCGCTGAGGACCATCAGAGCGTGACTGTGTCCCAGAGAGATACGCAGACGCTGCTCACGGGCGGACTGTAGAGCACCCAGAAGGAAACAGGGTACGTGGGGGATGGGAGAAGGCGGCCAACAGCAGCGCCTACTAAGCCTGCAGTGGAGATGATGGCGACAGGCCATGGGACATGGGAGTGGGGCAGTCAGGGCTGGGGCAcctgggctccagagctcagacatgggagggaggaagagtcgGTCAAGGCGACAAAGGAGGACAGGCAGTGAGGTGAAGTCCGGAGACCATGTGAGCAAAATCGCCCTGGAGGAGGGCAGCAGAgggcggtggggtggggtggggggcgtggtGGGGACGCAGGCGCACGTGCCCTCTGCGGGGAAACCTTAAAGGCGGGGTGTCTGTCCACTGGGCTCCAGCAAGTAGTGGAGAAACAGAGGCGGGACAGTGACAGCCCAGTCGACATGACACGTGGGACACAGCAGGCCTGGGAGCCAGGCTAAAGTGGGAACAAGTCTCCTCCAGACCACAGCAGCCAAGACAGTACCTGGGAGCCACATGTGGTAGCTCAGATCCGAACTAGCGACGATGAAGAGCCCCCTTCCTGTCTCACCGGCCACCATTTTAAAAGGACAGCACAGACCGCGGGAGGGACATTTCCACCACCACAGAAAGTTCTCTTGGACAGCGGTGCTCAAAACGGTGAAGGGCAATTCCAGCTACCGATGTCTGACTTAGTGGACACCAGCAGGATCCAAGCCCTCTTGTCTCTGGAGAACGCCACCCCCATTACAGAACCAAAGGTCAGACATGCTCTGTGCTCACCCCCTGGTCGGCAGGCGCAGGCCTGAGCGTGGCCTGGCCAGTCAGAGGCACCTGCTTGGGACACTGAACCCAGAAGACAGAGGCAAGAGAGCAGACGGTGTGAACACACACGGCGGGCGCGGGGAGTCCGCAGAGCGGGTCCCGGGAGTGGCACCCTCGCCCACCGGGCCCGGCGGGTCCCTCCACGGGTCCTCGAGAGGCCTCCCGCTGGCGGCCGCACTCGGAGCCACTTCTCTACCCGCCTGCTCGCTCTGCCACCACCCGATGTCTGCGGTCAACCACTCAGCTGACGTGGGCCGCCCACCTGCCCGGCACAGGCTAGAGCGCGAGGGTCAGTAGGAGCGGCAGAGGCCAACCCAAAAGAGACATCTGGGGGTCAGGGGACGGGAGGGGCAGCTGGAAGCCATGGCGAGCCAGGGCACGGAGGGCTCCCGGAGGGAGCTGAGCAGTGGGACAGAAGACAGCTTAAGACAGGAGGACATTTAGCTGGAAGACCTTGAGTTCCACGGAGATTCTGAACAGCAGGGACCAAGAGGGCAGGGCTGGTGAGAAAGGCCCAGAACGCTGCCCCCAGACCTCCAGCGGCTCACTCCTCCTCACCTCCCCTCCCTGCATGCCCCGTGCTCAGAGAGGGCCCTCCGCAGTGCTCACACCCGACCATCACTGTCTCAGTTCCCGACACACAGCGGGCACCAAACTGACGGGTGGTGGACAAGTGAATTTAGGAGCTGCCTGGAGAGAGGACAGTTGTTGCCACAGGAAGGGGAATGCTCGTGGATGATGTCAACACAAACCTCTATACTCAGCAGGACCACACAGCCACCACCCCGCCCAGGTGACAGCCAGCAAGGCCCTTTCCAAACGAGTCAGGCAGTGCAACGGTGGTCAATACCTCAGCTCTAAGACTGACGCTTTCTagataaggaaaaaaagtcaGAGCCAATTCTAAGAGCAGTGggcatgggggaaaaaaatgcaagCAGCTCACAGCCAATCTCAAATGAGGACATCACACAGAGGACGTGGTTGTGAACGATTCAGCAGCCCACTTGCCTTGTAAGCAGCGGGCGACAGAAAGCTGACGTTGTGGTCAAAGTCTAGAGCAATGTTTCATAAAGGAGCCCTCGTGATACAGATACTTATATGTAAATGTCTATATAAAacataagatatttaaaaatacaaagtccTCATCCTTCCTGCTCTTGGTAATAAGGGGGCAGCAGCCACATCATGTCCGTTTAACCCTTCCGGCCACAGGCCCACCCTTACGTGGGAAGGAGAGAGCAGAGGTGATGTTGCTAAGCTACTTCCCAGCATCCAGGATCAAAGTGCGCCAGGCTACTCTTACTTTGTTTTAAATGGGAAGCCCTCCTGTCTGACAAGAGTTCTTACTATTGGGATCAGGAGTGCCACAGCCTAGATAAAACAGCTCTCCAGACCTACGCACGCGGAAAAACGTCTGTCTCCAGCCCAGAGCAGCCAGGTGACCTGTGACAGGTCCAAATACCTCTCTCGGCACCAGCCTAAAGCTGAGCCCCACAGGTCTGGGAGGGAACGATGGCCCGTGGCACCCGAACTAGGGCAGCATGAGGCCGGGTCTCCACTCACGGTCCGATTCCAATCTCTCTCTACCGGATGCCCAGCAGTCCTTCCTTTCCAACCAGCCTTCCAGAAACCAAGAGGCAGAAACCCTCCTCCGCCCGACGGGCTCAACATTATACCTTGAAGGGTAGGGTCCTGTCCACGCCCCCTCCCATCGCGACAGTGACGTGGGCACGACCCCCTCCCGCGGTGCACCCTGGCCCGGGTCCCTCTACCCCACTACGGTCCGCCCGAGGACCACGGAGGGTTAAGGATGCGCTGAGCACGGCAGCTCTCGACCCGCATCAGACACGCTGCAGCTCCCCGACGGCGGCCCGGCCTCGTGCACGGGGGACAGGCGTGTGACACCCGAAGGTACCGCGGCGTCGCGCCACTGTCACTCAACCACTGGTAACCTGGCGCCTCAGCATGTCCTCTCGGAGACCCGGGTCCCCCGGCCACTCCGAGGGCCCCCGCAGGGCTGCCAAGTATCCCCGCGCTGGGGACCCAGTGCCTCCAGCCGCCGCGACCCACCCCTTCCGCAACCAGGCCGCGCCCGACCGCACCCGCCATACTGGTCGCCCCCTCAGCTCCAGGGTCGCCGGACCCTGCCACCCCGCCCCTCAGCCCGGCCGGCGGGCTCGGCCCCCGTCGCCCTGGACCGCGCGGCCCGACTGACCGGACAGGCCGGGGAGCCGCCCTGGCTCCAAGCGTCTGGGTCTCCGGCCCTCCTGGGTCTCCGGCCCCCCGCGCCTCCCCACACCCTCGGCCTCCCTCCGGGAATGCGGAGTGGCTCCTCTCACCGTGTACCCTAACAGATCCGCCGCGCCCGCCTCGGGGCGCGTGACTCGGCCGGGAGGTACCACCGCCCGGGCCGAGGAGGGGGAGCGGGCCGTCCGACGCCCACCCCGCGAGGCGCGCGGAGCCCCGCCAGACTCGCAGCCCGGGAAGACAGCACGAGCCCGGCAGCTCCAAAGTCCGGCGGAACGCTGCAGCGGCTGCCCGACTCCCTCCGCCGCCCCAGCCCGTGCCCCCACCGAGAAGCCCGGAGTGGTTCCGCCCGCGCGTGCGGGGGCGGCGGAGGAAACCATTCCAGGAGAGGGGAAGGatgctttaattaaaaaaacgtttttaaaagagatttcaGGAAAAATATATCTATCCCAGGACTCCCAGTCCACAccgaaggaagaaagaaagagaacgtCGCGACGTTATAAAGGAAGCTGTAATTCCTTTTGGTTTCACCGTTAGTTTTCATTAAATTTCCGATGGAACCAGTCTTCGGTGGAGCGTGCGGGCAGAGGGCGGGGCGGGAGGCGGTCGCCCGGTGACGCACGAACTGCGCGACGCCGGGGAAGGTGGGGCGGGGGTGCGCATGCGCGACTGGCTCCCTCTCTTCCCTACCGAGCCGCGCgtcaagttttttttaaaaaacgtagTTATCGAGTGATAATCTTCTTGAACGTGGGCGCCTTTTATTCAGCCTGTGTACTTAGAGATCAGTCCGAAAGCCCTCAGGGCGTGATGTGACGTGGCCGAGGGCGAGGCCGAGGGCCGGGGGTTGACTTGCGGGACCGCTTGTCTCTGGCTCTTGAATTTTACTGAGTTTGCCAAATGCTCTTTGAAAGCCTTAGTGGAAAGGTTCCAGAAATGTTTGCAGCCTCCTACTATGTCTGTGCCTTtctaatttgtaaaagaaaacatttccaacAACTGTAATCTTGttatttcccattttctcttAGTGGTAGGTGTTCTTGAAACATTGGTTAGTCAAGTTTTAAGTCAAGAAaaaattgctttttcattttgtaacttTAATTCCAGGAATTAATTTCCTCAGTTTGTCACTGGAGGACACCATCTTGCTCAGATTATCTTTATTTCCATGATGATAGGCTAATGGAGGTCCCAAGTGAAGGAAGGTTTATTCAACCACTGACATTTTCAATAAAACTCAACGCGCATTCGACGGCAGCTCGACCCCATTTATTCCATTAATatctttcccagcaccacttttggAGGTGCTTTCTCAAATAAATCTATAAATCTGTTTAAAAGTAACAACTACACGCCAATTCCTTGAATTAGTGAATTGTACCAAGGGTTAATTAAACTGACTCAAAGAGGATAAACTTTTAGGGACATTCAACAAGAGAGACATCTCAGAGGTCAGAAAATGTAACCCACCTTATCAGTGGGAAAGGCGATCAAAACTCAGCAGCAATGTTCACAAAGTATAGGTGACAATAATCCCCAATAATGCTCAACTAAATGAAATACCATGCTAAACTCAGAGCTTCTATCCCATAACAGGAATCTTAAGAAATGTTACCAGAAGTGTTGGATGTACCCTTGCCTGGCATTTACAGTCCAGAACATGTTTTTCCATCACTGAAATGGGCTCAATCAGAATGAAAGATTTCTTGATACTTTTCTGCCTTCCTACTGCCAAACGAAGGGGCTTTACTGGGGATGTATTGACAACTGAGCATCCAGACTGACGGGGTGCTTCACGGATGCCAGTTGCCAAGACCACAGAGCCaagtgaagagaaaaaaggaaaagtctcACTGTGAAAATGTCCTGTGAGGTTTTCAGGTGCACTCTCCCTAACATATGCCCTTGTGTAGCTATAGAATACAGCTGGGCTTTATCTCCGAGTCAAAACCACCATGTCCCTGAATTAGTTTTCAGTTTCAGAAAGAACAGGTGTATTTTATTTGTAGGCAAATTGGATCTAATACTTCTAATCATGTCATTATTTTAAGGGTACTATAATAGGTTCCCTGttataagaataaataataatccCAGCTTTCATTTCTTGCAGCAACCAAGACAACATTCCCTGGGTTTTTAGATATGTGTAACAGTTTGGGAGTCTGACCAGCTGCTGAACGGCAGCAAGCAAGTAAATGGGTAATATTTCAGAAGGAGAACTCGTGCAGGACTTGTATATCACGTTGAGGTTTTGGGATATTAGACAGTCAACTCTGCGTATAACGTGTCTGGCCAGTTGCAAGGCAAGAATTACTAGTCGTCCAATattatctcttaaaaaaaaaaaaacctagtgtttattttgcattttttatcacagcaccttcagaaaactttaaaaaaattaattctcctCCCCAATTAGAATTCAACTGATAGCTTGCTTGTGTTTTCATCTAATACTAGCTGCTTCTTAAACCCCAAGCAGCTAGTTTTTAgtctaataataaactttaacAGTCCATTATGGATACAGGCTTATTAAATGCCTTTTACAATTAGCAAAAGTTCTCTGGTTTCAGCTTTTGATTTTAGAACAGGATACAGATAGGATTTTGTCTTTGTGCACCACCGTTAAGTAATTTAACTGCCTAAAAAGAGTAGCCATCATATTTCCCCATTCACAATTATCTGATTTACcctgtcatttattttctctggGCCCTTTGCAACTGCTCAGGCTTACATGCAAATAACAGTTTTCTTCTACAAATTGGCTACTGTTTCAAGCTGCAACCCAGAAACTTAGAATTTACAAATCCAAAACTGCATCTTTGAAAAGCAAGTAATAGAAGAGGATGAGAACACAAGTTGACCATTGGCGTAGGCAGAGGAGGGAATGTGAACAAGGACGGTCTACCTGCGAACGCCACGCTTACAAAGCTGAGAGCTTTATAAGACCCTCTGCTAAATTATCTACTGGAAAAGTAAAAGCATTTGTCCCTGGTTAGATGACACAGGCATTATTATATCCTGTTACTAAGGCTAGTTAGGATTCTTCCCAGGAATGTTCTATTATCCAGCTTTGTTTGGGATTCTGATATACTAAACAAAGTAAAGAAGGTGCCTTCCATGCAGGCCAGAAAAATTCCATTATTGCCTATTTAGTACCATTCTTTGGCTCAGAAAACATCTACTGTCATTTCAAAAACATGCAACcagatgtttctttaaagaatacCTTATACTGGTATATCTCAAACTGTAGACCTCGCAGACCAAGCATACTCACCTAATAAAGTCTAGACTAGAAGCTGAATACTGTCCCTTTGAGGGGAGCGGCGGGGGGAGGTTTCCACTGGGCACCGATACAAATAGAAACACATATAAGGCAAGTACTGAATTCTGAGGGTGATCAGTTATTCTCGTTTATCTGGAGTACTTATCAACATTTGAGTACCgtgaaaagacacactttaaGAGTCCACAGAGAAAGAGTAGGTCCACTAATGAACACCAACCCCAGGCTACATCCTCGGACCTCAGAAACTGCCCTAATTGCCTAGGTGCAAGCTCACCATCTTCTGGCACCACCAAAATGCTACAGGTATTCGTAAGTGAACGTGGTCACAAAGTGAGCTGCTGCTGAGAATTAACTCCAAGGAATGGCTAAGGCTATCTTAACTATTCACGCCAACAGATTCTGGTAACTATTCAAAAACGAGACACAGGCATTGCCAGGCAACGTCTGCTCAGCATGTGGGGTCTCATGCTCACTTCTAGTAACAAACGAGGCCACTCATCTTGACCCAAGATTTTCAAAAGCAACTGCTGTCGAGAGAAACCGCTGGCCAGTTTAATAGAAACAATGTAGTAGAGCCATTAACCACACattagaaaaggggaaaaagtctccCAAGGAATTCACAGAATGTAGGT
Above is a genomic segment from Mesoplodon densirostris isolate mMesDen1 chromosome 18, mMesDen1 primary haplotype, whole genome shotgun sequence containing:
- the FLCN gene encoding folliculin isoform X2, which translates into the protein MNAIVALCHFCELHGPRTLFCTEVLHAPLPQGAGSGDGPGRGEHAEEEEGGIQMSSRIRAHSPAEGASAESSSPGPKKSDMCEGCRSLAAGHPGYISHDKETSIKYVSHQHPNHPQLFSIVRQACVRSLSCEVCPGREGPIFFGDEQHGFVFSHTFFIKDSLARGFQRWYSIIAIMMDRIYLINSWPFLLGKIRGIIDELQGKALKVFEAEQFGCPQRAQRMNTAFTPFLHQRNGNAARSLTSLTNDDSLWACLHTSFAWLLKACGSRLTEKLLEGAPTEDTLVQMEQLADLEEESESWGNSEAEEEEKAPVLPEGAEGRELTKCPTDSSLLSDCGNWQPRKLSVFKSLRHMRQVLGAPSFRTLAWHVLMGNQVIWKSRDADLVHSAFEVLRTMLPVGCVRVIPYSSQYEEAYRCNFLGLGPHVQIPPHVLASEFAVVVEVHTAARSSLHPAGCEDEQSLSKHEFVVTSGSAVVADRAGPTILSKVEAALTNQNLSVDVVDQCLVCLKEEWMK